Genomic segment of Staphylococcus muscae:
GGAGAGCGACATATTACGCTCGTCTCTATGTATAAAGTGTATACAATGAACAGTGCTTTTCTGATGATTGGAATTTTATTACTGAGTTTCTTTTCCATTGAATCAGGTGTCAATCAATCTTTAGGACTCATCATTTTAGTGCTTTTATTCGCATACAATGTATTTGGCTATCTCTTAAGAGTACGTAAATTTTATAAGTAGGGCGGGGATAATCATGAAACTAAAAGAAGTCATATCTAAAGTTCTTGAATTAGAAATCAATATCAACGTTATTTTTTATAGTGTCGTTTTCTCAGTTATTTTAAGCATTTTATTTACACCCTTTCTAGCAATTCCGATGGGGATCTTATTGTCGTTTTATATGGATAATCAATTTGAATAAGCCTATTAACAATGAAATAAGTTTTAAAAGCAATAATCTTAGTAAAATAAGGTTGTTGCTTTTTTTATTTTATTTTGTGCAAATGACTTGAATTTATATAATGAATTTATAAAATTATGTAATAGTCTAAAATATAATGTGAGATAAAAGTTGCATGTCGATAAAATTACCTTTATTGTTGAATTATATAACTAAATTTAAAAATGTATCTTTGTAGATTGTATTGAAAAGAACTTATAGATAGAACGATAGTTTTATATCAACTCACGACACCACTTTTGATTCATTTCT
This window contains:
- a CDS encoding VraH family peptide resistance protein, with translation MKLKEVISKVLELEININVIFYSVVFSVILSILFTPFLAIPMGILLSFYMDNQFE